CGGTTTCCGTCAACGGAGTCCGTGTACCCTCTACCGGCGATTGGGACCGCAGTATTGACCTTTCTCTGATTTCCTCCAATATGCTGGATGGAATTGAAGTGATGAAAGCAATCACGGCGGATCAGGATGCAGATGCTGTTGCAGGGGCCATCAACCTTCGGCTTCGGGAAGCTCCGGAACAACTTCAGGTCGACGTTTCCGCCCAGGGAGGCTATACCCGCTTACAAGACCATTATGGAAACTACAAGTTTGTGGGCAGTATGAGCAACCGATTCCTGGACAATCGGATTGGAGTCATTGCAAATTTCAATATCGAACAGTATGACCGAAGTGCCGATAAGTTCAATGCCGGATATGGCCAGCGCGATAATCCGCAAACCGGAGCATCCGAGCTCGTCATTACATCAATGAATGCGATTGAAGATAATGTCGATCGAGGCAGACTAGGTGCGAGTGTTGTCCTGGATGCAAATATTCCCAACGGAAAAATCAATGCAAATGCATTTTTTAACCGTCTGAATAATGAAGGCCGGAGTCGTACCAACCAGATATTTAGCTATGATGACAACCGCCGCCATTATAGTATGAACGAATTCGATAACCAGACTTCCATTATGACAGCGGCACTGGGTATCATGCAGGATTTTGACTGGGTGCAATATGATGCAACGGTTTCAGTGACAGGTTCCAGAGCGGAGAACCCGAAGAATTATGGGTGGGCTTTCAGCCATTATGGCGCAGTGAACCCCTTTACCCGAGAGCAGGGGATGGATCCCAGAGAGGTACTTCCATTTATGATCGCGGATTCAAGCCTGACGGCTTTGAACTCGATAAATATAAGTGGTGTGGAAAGATCCGAAAATCAATATAGTGCCCAGCTCAATCTGCAGTTTCCCGTATCCTACGGCATATTTGACGGTTATTTTAAAACGGGTGGTAAAGTCAATTTTCTGGATAGACACAATGACCAGTACAGCCGTGGTACGGAAGGTATGCATTACGGATTCGCTGCCGCCAGTGAGAACGGAAGGGCGGTCAGAGAGGCCATGGAAATGCTCTCTCCGGATGATTTTAACGGATATGATCTCTATGAGCAAGGCCTGGAGTATGGCTGGGTACCTATTTATGTTTTTGATGATGGATATTCACGTCCGGATTTCATGGAGGGGGATTATCCGCTGGGGTACACGGCTGATCCGAATATGCTCAAGAAACTGACCCATGCACTGGATGACCTGGATTGGGATTTCTTTACCAGAAATGCCGTCGATTCCAGGGGACGGGATTATGAAGGGACCGAACACACCTATGCGGCCTATGTTATGGCCGATTTTAACATCGGAAACTATGTCAGGTTCATCCCTGGATTTCGATGGGAGCGTGATTGGTCCAAATATACCGGTCAGCAGTTTCGTGAAGTAGTCATTAATAACCAGCAAGCCGAACCGGTGGATCTGGCAGAATTGGAAGTTGAGAGAACAAATAATTACTACCTCCCCATGGTTCATCTTCAGTTCTCACCTGTCGACTGGGCCGACCTTCGACTGGCCAGAACAGAGACCTTGCAGCGTCCCGACTTTATGCAGTATGTGCCCATTACCTCAATTGACTCGCAGATGAATTATGCCAGCGCGGGCAATGCCGGTCTCAAACCTGCACATTCGGTCAATTATGATGCGGCGTTATCGTTTTATACCAATGAACTCGGCCTGTTTTCAGTGGCCGGATTCCACAAAACGATCGCCGATCATATCATATGGACCCGGCAGTTTGTGAACCAGGGAGAACTTCCAGATCCTGATCTTCATCTGCCGGATAACTGGCTTTCACAAAATCCGAGACTGGACACCTATATCAACAACCCCCACGACGCAACATACTACGGTGTGGAGCTCGATTGGCAAACCAACTTGTGGTATTTGCCGGGTGTTTTGCAGGGAATAGTCTTGAATCTCAACTATACCCGGATCTTCTCCGATACCAAGTACACCTATTTTCGTCGTGACCAGGTTTGCAACAATTGTGATGATGACGGCAACCTGCTCCCCGGTGAGCGATTTAGAACGTACGACAATATCCAGGTAGCACAAACCCGGGAAGGGAGAATGGTCGATCAGCCGGCTCACCTTGCAAACGTAACCGTGGGTTATGACTACAAGGGGTTCTCAACACGTGTATCCTATCTGTACCAGTCCGACCGTGCAAACTCGGTGGATGCAACTACTCCTGTATTTGATACCTTTACCGGCGAATATTCGCGTATCGATATGTCGGTCAGGCAAAAGCTCCAAATGGGACTTGAGTTCTATGTGCATCTTAACAACCTGCTGAATACCGCCGATCGGAACTTCCAGGGGTCTGTTGGCGGTGATCCGACCTACATAGAGTATTATGGTACTACCGTGGATATTGGTATGCGATATCGTTTCTAATCTTAAACTTAAACCGTGACCAATGATGTGCTTTTTCTGACAAACAAACACTAAATGCTTGAAAGTACAAACAACAACCAATAATAATAACAATAACAATATGGAATTCAATATGTTACGAATAACAAAATTGACCGTCCTGATGTGTCTGGTTGGATCTTTATGGGCCGGCAAGGCATTGGCTCAGGATGATCCACAATACACGGTCTGTCCGACCGACGAGGACATTTGTGAAGTCGAATGGATTCACGATGGTGATATCATCCGTGATGCCCTTCGAAATACCATCGCCAACGATGAAGATCGTCCGGAAGGCCGAATCTACATGCTTGAGCGGGGAGGGATTTACATCAACCTCAACTCCATTGAAAATGATGGTTATCACCTTCGTATCATTGGCTCCATGGAAGGCGCTGGTGAGGCTGGTGATTTTGGGCCACCGGTTATTCAAATGGGTGCCCGGGATGATGGTTCCATCGAAGCCCGTATGATCAATATCCAGGATGATATTACTTTTAAGAATGTTTGGTTCTCTACGGCAGATGAAGAAGGTGGAACGAGTGCCTATGCACCTATGAGTGTGCAGGCGTCGGATATTCGCATGATTATTGACAATGTGATTTTCGAGCGTAATAATTTTGCGCCCATCATTGTCTCCGGTACCGGCACCAAAGCATATATTACCAACAGTGTCTACCGTAACTACATCAATACCTCGCAACAGTGGGAAGGCCGTGGTATTATGTATGAGCAGGGAGCCGATACGCTGGTAATGGAGAACAATACCTTCTTTAATATCGGTCACACTGTCGTGCAATCCGAAGCACGCCCTATCAACTATGTCCTCTTCAATCAGAATACAACGGTTAATGTCGGGCGTACCCTGAACTCAGGTGGTATCTGGCAGGAAGCATATTTCACAAACAACCTGCATATTAATCCGGCCTGGCATGGAGAAGGAAGTGCCGATTATGATGCTCCCGGTCGTGATACCGATTATACCGGCTGGTTTACTATTGGCGAATTGCCGCCACAGTTTGGTGCCGATCTCGGACGTCGAATCGTCTATGCAAACTCCGGACACTGGAGAGACCCGCAGTTCCATGAATTCTATGGAGATACTGTTCGGGCACAGCCGCTCTTTGCCGATACGACAGCGTACTGGTTCAGAGAATGGGATGCCATGGTTGAAGATGCCAACCACTGGCAGAATGATCCCGATCTGGTTTCCTACAGAACCCCTCCGGAGGTGGATCCCAACTATAGGACCCTTGAGGACCTGGTTCCCGAGCAGTGGAAAGTGATCAACCGGCTTCGTGCCAATAACGAATCCTCAACCTGGGATGATGCATGGGTATGGGATCCCGGACGTGATTTCCAGGATTGGAGTCCTGCCGGATTTGTTTATCCGCTTCCCGAGGATTTCTCATATGCTACTGAGCATGACTATTACACCGCAGGTACCCACGGTCAGCCGTTAGGTGATCTGAACTGGTTCCCGGACGCAAAAGCGAATTATGAAGCCAATCGCGATGCCTGGGTGAGTGATATTGAGGCCAAGGCCGGTGGAGAAGTTGATCTCGAGATCGTTGCTACCCTGGAAGCTGCCGATGCTTCAGTCAGCGGTTCCGCTTCTCTGGAAGAGTTTGACGGATTTGGGTGGTACTTCTTTGGGCATGGTGGTATCGAATGGGAATTTGAAGTACCCGATGCCGGTCAGTATGACCTGGAACTTCTTATTCACATGGAAAATGGCGGTATGAGAGCTGTTAACATGTTTGTTAATGATACAGAAATCCATGATCTGAAAGGATGGGGCGAGTATGTCTTTGATACTGACGACGGCGTGCATGCAGGGATCCCGACCAACTCCTGGACATGGGCTTCCATTGTGCAGGATGAAATCGTGGAAGATGGTGCCCTTACACTTCATGAAGGTACCAATACGGTAACCGTCAATGCAGGATGGGGTGAAATCAGCGTTGCTTCACTCCGGGTACTGCCTGCCGGTTCCAGTGAGCCTGTCGCAGAAATGATAGCACAGGAAGCCGCTGTTGAGAGTGGAACCACCTACCGCGGCGCTGCTGAAATGGGTGGAGAAAGACTTGATTTTATTCCAAGAAACTGGCAGATGATCCCGGTTGAAGACGGAAGTGTTTCCTGGAATGTGGATCTTGCCAGCGACGGCCAGTACTTTGTCCGTTTGTTCTATCAATCCGAAAGCGGAGCACAGGAGGCTACACTGACAATAAATGGAGATGACGTGATAACCACTGCTTTGCCTGCTGATAATGCGGAACGCCAAATCTTTGATTCCGATATTTATGCGATGAATCAAGGTTCCAATACGGTTGCCTTTACTTCCAATAGTGGTGATCTGACTATTGAATATGCACAAATATTCAGCTTCAGCACGGCTACTTCCAGCGATAGCGGACCTGAAGTGGTTGATGGCTTCAGACTGAACCAGAACTACCCGAACCCCTTCAACCCTGCGACACAGATTTCATTCGAACTGCCGAATGCAGCGGATGTGCGTCTGGATGTCTACAACCTGATCGGGCAGCGGGTAACTACACTGGTGAATGAATATCGCACGGAAGGCACGCACCAGGTTACATTTGACGGAGCCAACCTGGCTTCGGGCGTATATATCTATCGTCTTCAAATGGGTAACCATGTAGCTGTACGCAAAATGACCCTGATTAAATAAGGGAGGGTCTTTCAGGAGAAGCCTCCAAAACGCGTATGATAGGTATCCCGGCATGCGCGCCTGGAGACAATAGAAGTAGAAGGCCGAAGCGGTGGCAACCGTTTCGGCCTTTTTATTAAAAGCGCTTGCAAATGGGCTTCAGGTTCTGTTATTTAGCAAGTGTCCAAATAACACCTATACAGTATTGCTGACCGAAGGACCGCCCCATTATTCCGACACCCATCAACCCAACCTGTCATGAAAAACCTGAAAAGAACAAGAATATCAGCCTCTGTACTTCTGCTGTTACTGCTTGCAGCCGGAGCATGCACCCCCGACGAACAGCCCGGAGCGGAAGTCCGGGAATTCGGCTCCCTGGATGACGGGACAACCGCCGATCTGATCACCCTCGTGAATGCCGGCGGCATGGAACTGACCGTTACCAACTACGGTGGTATTATTACACGGATTATGGCGCCCGATCGTGACGGACAGCTCGAGAATGTCGTTCTGGGCTTTGACAACCTGGACGATTACCTCGGAGAACACCCCTTTTTCGGAGCCATTATCGGCCGGTATGCCAACCGTATCGCCGAGGGACGCTTTGAGCTGGATGGCGAAGTGTACGAACTGGCCACCAACGACGGACCAAATCACCTGCATGGCGGTGTGGACGGCTTCGACCGCGTGCTATGGGAGTATGAATTGCTGGATGAACAGGCCGTGGCTCTTCGCTACCTGAGTGAAGACGGCGAGGAGGGATACCCGGGCAACCTCCATGTTGAGGTGATCTACCGGCTTACCGATGATAATGAGCTGGAAATCCATTATGAGGCTACCACCGATCAGGCAACGCCGGTGAACCTGACCAACCACGCCTACTTCAACCTCACCGGTGACCAAACCGAGGGAATCCTGGACCACCTGCTGACGATTGATGCAGACCGGTATACGCCTGTCGATGAGAACCTGATTCCCACCGGAGAACTGGCACCGGTTGCCGGCACACCGTTCGATTTCACATCCGCCGAAGTGATCGGTGCCCGTATTGATCAGGTACCCGGCGGTTACGACCATAATTGGGTATTGAACCCGGAATCCGGAGAAGTAAGCCGCGTCGCGCGCCTGCACGACCCGTCATCCGGACGCATTATGGATGTCTATACCGACAAACCCGGCCTGCAGTTCTATTCGGGAAATTTTCTCGACGGAACCCTCTTTGACCCGGAGAACCGGCCGATTGACCGGTACGCTGCCCTGTGCCTTGAAACTCAGTTTTTCCCGGACTCGCCCAACCATGACCATTTTCCATCCACTATCCTGAGACCGGGGGAAACCTACCGCTCAACAACCGTCTACCGGTTCGGAACGGAATAGTTCGATGTGAAAAAAATCACCTGACGCGGGATGTCTCCACCAGAAAACAAGTCAGGCAGCAGCTCGCCTCTCTCCGAGCAACGGGCCAGCTGGTTCATCCTGCCGGACCTGAAGGATTTGAGCTGGCCTCCCGCGAATCCATTTGCATGAAAGCTTCACACTTAACAATACATGAACCATGAAGAACCATTTCACTTTACTGTTAACGGTAATGTTACTTATATCCACCTCGGCTATCGCTCAAAACCGGATAACCGTAAGCGCCGATGAAGAGCTGAGCAAGATCGACCGGCATATCTACGGACACTTTGCCGAACACCTGGGAACAGGTATCTACGGAGGGGTCTGGGTCGGGGAAGACTCCGACATTCCGAATACCGATGGGATCCGGACCGATGTGCTGGAAGCACTGAAGAAACTCGAGATTCCCAACATCCGCTGGCCGGGAGGCTGCTTTGCTGACGAATACTACTGGAAAGACGGAATTGGTCCGCGCGAAGACCGCCCGAAACGCATCAACACCCACTGGGGAATGGTCATTGAAGACAACAGTTTCGGAACTCACGAGTTCCTGCGCTTCACCGAGCTTCTGGGAGCGGAACCGGTAATCGCCATGAATGTGGGCAGCGGCACACCCAGGGAAATGCAGCAATGGCTCGAGTACATGAACTATGACGGTGACAGCGAAATGGCCAACCTGCGTCGCAAGAACGGCAGGGAAGACCCCTGGGGAGTGAAGTATATCGGTGTCGGTAACGAAAGCTGGGGATGCGGCGGTAACATGCGCCCGGAATATTATGCCGATCTATATCGCCGGTTTGCAACGTATACGAGAGAATACAGCGGGCATGAGCTGTTCCGTGTAGCCAGCGGATTTGATCTTGACAAATACTGGTGGACCGATACCCTGATGGAGCGGGCAGGTGATATGATGGAAGGACTCTCCCTTCATTACTATACCGTTGCCGGTCCCGAGTGGGAGGATAAGGGTCCTTCCATGGATTTTGATGAAGACAGATACTTTATCGGTGTACAGAAAGCACTTTGGCTGGATCGATTTATTGAGGGACACTCTAACCGAATGGATCGTCACGACCCGGAAAAGCGGGTGGCACTCGTCGTTGATGAGTGGGGAATATGGACCGACCCGCTGCCGGACACCAATCCCGGTTTCCTCCAACAGCAGAACTCCCTGAGAGATGCCTTGATTGCATCGGTATCTCTTGATATCTTGAACAAGCATAGCGACCGCGTTCGAATGGCGAATATCGCGCAGATGGTCAATGTTTTGCAGGCAGTCATACTCACGGACGGAGAGGAGATGTTACTGACTCCGACCTATCATATCTTTGATATGTACAGAGTTCATTTTGATGCTACGCTGCTGCATACCCATGGCGAAATATCCGATTATGAGTACAATGATGAGCAGATTCCCACAATCAGTCATACCATTTCCAAGAGTGATGACGGGAGGATAAATATTACCATAACCAATCTGCATGCACGGGAAGCGCAGATCGCTGATATTGATATTCGCGGACAGGATGTTCGAAGAGTGACCAACGGACGCTTGCTGACCGCAGATGAAGTTGATTCCATAAATACATTTGATAATCCCGATAACGTCGCTATTCGGGATTTTACTGATTATAATCTGAGAAATAACAGACTGTCGATGACATTGCCGGCGAAATCTGTCGTTGTTGTTACCATGGAATAATTGCCAGGGAGGCTGCCTTGCGGCGGCCTCCTTTTGTTATGGTACTACAGATCAGCACCAGCGGAGGCGTCGGAGATGGCTTTAGCACAACATGACCATTCGAAAACAATACGACAACATTGACCGCTTTCCGGTAGCACTGGACGGAATCATATTCGGCTTCAACCGGGAACAACTGAAACTGCTGCTGATTAAGAGAGATTTTGAGCCGGAAAAAGGGAAATGGTCACTAATGGGTGGATTTCTGAAACAGGACGAGAGCCTGGATGAAGCCGCATCCCGCATTTTGACCCGGTTGACCGGCCTGACCGATATCTACCTCGAGCAACTGCACGGTTTTGGTGATATCAACCGGGATCCGGTGGAACGGACGATATCCATCGCCTACTATTCGCTGATCAATATTCATAACCACGACAAGAACCTGGTCAAAAAATACAGCGCCAAGTGGTTTCCGGCCGATGATCTGCCGGAACTGATTTTTGACCACCAGAAAATGGTCGACGCCGCCAAGTCCCGCCTTCGGTACAAGGCCGCCCGGCAACCGGTAGGATTTGAACTCCTTCCGGAAAAGTTTACGCTGCCTGAACTGCAGCAACTGTACGAAGCCATCTATGAAACCAGTCTCGATAAAAGAAACTTTCGCAGGAGGATTCTTTCCATGGGGGTACTGGTCAAAACCAATGAAAAACAGAAGGGATTTTCAAAAAAAGGGGCCTTTCTCTACCGATTCGACAAGGAAAAATATCAGAAACATGGCGCACCCGGTAACGGTTCACAACTAATATTCAAACCACCCAATGACTGACCCGCTTTGGTGCTGAAACAGACCGGCTTTGTGAATCCGTCCTTGAATTGCATAATCTAAAGTGTTAAAATTACACTTTATGTAAAAAAGCGGTTTTCCGAAAGTCGACATATTGCTATGTTCACGTAAATCCGCTTCGTGAATTTTTACTCCCGGAAATTATTTAAAAATATGGCAGACTCAAACGCACACTATGTTATTGGAATCGATTTTGGATCAGATTCGGTACGTTCCGTTCTCATTAGCACCGGGGGCGAACTGATCAGCGATTCGGTACACTATTACGCCCGCTGGGCTGAAGGCGCCTATTGCGACAGCTCCGAAAACCGGTTTCGCCAGCACCCGCTTGACTACCTCGAAGGTCTCGAAAACACGATCAAGGGCGTGCTCGAAAAGGCCCCGGCCGGGGTGAGGGAAAAGGTGAAGGCCATTTCGGTCGACACCACCGGATCTACCCCCGTGGCTGTCGATAAATCCGGAACTCCCCTGGCATTGACCGAAGGATTCGAGGAAAACCCCAACGCCATGTTCATTCTCTGGAAAGACCATACGGCGATCCGGGAAGCGGAGGAGATCAATGTCCTGGCCCGGAAGTGGGATATCGACTACACGAAATACGTGGGCGGAATCTATTCTTCGGAATGGTTCTGGGCCAAGATTCTGCATACCCTCCGCGAGGATGAAAGCGTACGCAAGGCGGCATGGTCGTGGGTGGAGCACTGCGACTGGATACCGTTTGAATTGACCGGCGGTACCGATGTGACGAACATGATCCGAAGCCGCTGTGCCGCTGGACACAAGGCCATGTGGCACGAAGAGTTCGGCGGACTGCCCGACCAGAAGTTTCTGACCGCGCTCGACCCGCTGCTCGACGGAATCCGTGACAGGCTGTATCAGGATACCTTTACCGCCGACAAACCCGCCGGTACACTCTCTCCAAAATGGGCGGAAAAACTGGGACTGAGCGAGGATGTGGTAATCGGCGCAGGCGCATTTGACGCGCACATGGGTGCCGTTGGCGGCGAAATCGAGCCGTACCACCTGAGTCGTGTTATGGGAACCTCCACCTGCGATATGCTTATCGCCCCCTACGAAGACATCGGTGACAAAGCCGTGAAGGGTATATGCGGACAGGTTGACGGATCCGTCATCCCCGGCATGGTCGGACTGGAAGCCGGACAGTCGGCCTTCGGTGACACCTACGCCTGGTTCAGAAACGTACTGATGTGGCCCGTCAAGAATGCGCTCTCCGAAAGCAAGGTGATCGACCGGGAAACCGCCTCCAGATTGGCGGAAGAACTTGGCAAAAATCTTATCCGCCAGGTGGAAGATGCCGCCGCCGAAACCGAGCTCAAAGAAGATGCTTCAGGCCTGGTGGCCGTAGACTGGCTCAACGGACGCCGAACCCCGGATGCCAACCAGAAGCTGAAAGCCGCCATTGAAGGCCTTAACCTCGGCGTAGACGCCCCCGATATCTATCGTTCGCTGGTTGAAGCTACCTGTTTCGGCGCCAAAGCGATCGTTGACCGATTTATCGAAGAGGGTATTCCTATCAAAGGCATTATCGGGATGGGCGGGGTTGCCAAAAAGTCACCTTTTGTGATGCAGACGCTGACCAACGTGCTCAATATGCCGATTCGGATTGTTCGCTCGGAGCAGACCTGCGCCCTGGGAGCAGGAATGTTTGCCGCTACCGCTGCAGGCCTGTTCGATACGGTTGAAGAGGCCAGAAACGCCATGGGCGCCGGTTTTGACAAAACCTACGAGCCGCAACCCGAACAGGTCGCCATCTATAAGAAACTGTATAACAGGTACCGGTCCCTTGCCGCCACGGTGGAAGACCGCACAGCATCGGCTTAAATCACGGAGGCGATCTATGAGCTCTTTCAAGAATCTAAAGCAGGAGGCCTACGAAACCAACATGGAGATCGACAGGCTTGGCCTGGTGCTGTTCACCTTCGGGAATGTCAGTGCCGCCGACCGAAGCCGGGGCGTGTTTGCCATCAAACCGAGTGGCGTTCCTTACG
The Balneolales bacterium ANBcel1 DNA segment above includes these coding regions:
- a CDS encoding ribulokinase; the protein is MADSNAHYVIGIDFGSDSVRSVLISTGGELISDSVHYYARWAEGAYCDSSENRFRQHPLDYLEGLENTIKGVLEKAPAGVREKVKAISVDTTGSTPVAVDKSGTPLALTEGFEENPNAMFILWKDHTAIREAEEINVLARKWDIDYTKYVGGIYSSEWFWAKILHTLREDESVRKAAWSWVEHCDWIPFELTGGTDVTNMIRSRCAAGHKAMWHEEFGGLPDQKFLTALDPLLDGIRDRLYQDTFTADKPAGTLSPKWAEKLGLSEDVVIGAGAFDAHMGAVGGEIEPYHLSRVMGTSTCDMLIAPYEDIGDKAVKGICGQVDGSVIPGMVGLEAGQSAFGDTYAWFRNVLMWPVKNALSESKVIDRETASRLAEELGKNLIRQVEDAAAETELKEDASGLVAVDWLNGRRTPDANQKLKAAIEGLNLGVDAPDIYRSLVEATCFGAKAIVDRFIEEGIPIKGIIGMGGVAKKSPFVMQTLTNVLNMPIRIVRSEQTCALGAGMFAATAAGLFDTVEEARNAMGAGFDKTYEPQPEQVAIYKKLYNRYRSLAATVEDRTASA
- a CDS encoding galactose mutarotase, producing the protein MKNLKRTRISASVLLLLLLAAGACTPDEQPGAEVREFGSLDDGTTADLITLVNAGGMELTVTNYGGIITRIMAPDRDGQLENVVLGFDNLDDYLGEHPFFGAIIGRYANRIAEGRFELDGEVYELATNDGPNHLHGGVDGFDRVLWEYELLDEQAVALRYLSEDGEEGYPGNLHVEVIYRLTDDNELEIHYEATTDQATPVNLTNHAYFNLTGDQTEGILDHLLTIDADRYTPVDENLIPTGELAPVAGTPFDFTSAEVIGARIDQVPGGYDHNWVLNPESGEVSRVARLHDPSSGRIMDVYTDKPGLQFYSGNFLDGTLFDPENRPIDRYAALCLETQFFPDSPNHDHFPSTILRPGETYRSTTVYRFGTE
- a CDS encoding T9SS type A sorting domain-containing protein; this translates as MLRITKLTVLMCLVGSLWAGKALAQDDPQYTVCPTDEDICEVEWIHDGDIIRDALRNTIANDEDRPEGRIYMLERGGIYINLNSIENDGYHLRIIGSMEGAGEAGDFGPPVIQMGARDDGSIEARMINIQDDITFKNVWFSTADEEGGTSAYAPMSVQASDIRMIIDNVIFERNNFAPIIVSGTGTKAYITNSVYRNYINTSQQWEGRGIMYEQGADTLVMENNTFFNIGHTVVQSEARPINYVLFNQNTTVNVGRTLNSGGIWQEAYFTNNLHINPAWHGEGSADYDAPGRDTDYTGWFTIGELPPQFGADLGRRIVYANSGHWRDPQFHEFYGDTVRAQPLFADTTAYWFREWDAMVEDANHWQNDPDLVSYRTPPEVDPNYRTLEDLVPEQWKVINRLRANNESSTWDDAWVWDPGRDFQDWSPAGFVYPLPEDFSYATEHDYYTAGTHGQPLGDLNWFPDAKANYEANRDAWVSDIEAKAGGEVDLEIVATLEAADASVSGSASLEEFDGFGWYFFGHGGIEWEFEVPDAGQYDLELLIHMENGGMRAVNMFVNDTEIHDLKGWGEYVFDTDDGVHAGIPTNSWTWASIVQDEIVEDGALTLHEGTNTVTVNAGWGEISVASLRVLPAGSSEPVAEMIAQEAAVESGTTYRGAAEMGGERLDFIPRNWQMIPVEDGSVSWNVDLASDGQYFVRLFYQSESGAQEATLTINGDDVITTALPADNAERQIFDSDIYAMNQGSNTVAFTSNSGDLTIEYAQIFSFSTATSSDSGPEVVDGFRLNQNYPNPFNPATQISFELPNAADVRLDVYNLIGQRVTTLVNEYRTEGTHQVTFDGANLASGVYIYRLQMGNHVAVRKMTLIK
- a CDS encoding alpha-L-arabinofuranosidase C-terminal domain-containing protein → MLLISTSAIAQNRITVSADEELSKIDRHIYGHFAEHLGTGIYGGVWVGEDSDIPNTDGIRTDVLEALKKLEIPNIRWPGGCFADEYYWKDGIGPREDRPKRINTHWGMVIEDNSFGTHEFLRFTELLGAEPVIAMNVGSGTPREMQQWLEYMNYDGDSEMANLRRKNGREDPWGVKYIGVGNESWGCGGNMRPEYYADLYRRFATYTREYSGHELFRVASGFDLDKYWWTDTLMERAGDMMEGLSLHYYTVAGPEWEDKGPSMDFDEDRYFIGVQKALWLDRFIEGHSNRMDRHDPEKRVALVVDEWGIWTDPLPDTNPGFLQQQNSLRDALIASVSLDILNKHSDRVRMANIAQMVNVLQAVILTDGEEMLLTPTYHIFDMYRVHFDATLLHTHGEISDYEYNDEQIPTISHTISKSDDGRINITITNLHAREAQIADIDIRGQDVRRVTNGRLLTADEVDSINTFDNPDNVAIRDFTDYNLRNNRLSMTLPAKSVVVVTME
- a CDS encoding NUDIX domain-containing protein translates to MTIRKQYDNIDRFPVALDGIIFGFNREQLKLLLIKRDFEPEKGKWSLMGGFLKQDESLDEAASRILTRLTGLTDIYLEQLHGFGDINRDPVERTISIAYYSLINIHNHDKNLVKKYSAKWFPADDLPELIFDHQKMVDAAKSRLRYKAARQPVGFELLPEKFTLPELQQLYEAIYETSLDKRNFRRRILSMGVLVKTNEKQKGFSKKGAFLYRFDKEKYQKHGAPGNGSQLIFKPPND
- a CDS encoding TonB-dependent receptor translates to MAQGTGIIRGTVVDATNGEEMIGVHIVLQGTSRGSATNLDGEFVIRNVPAGTQTLVATYIGYEPVRQDVEVIGGETNIVNFEMQWMGLTGEGVTISAQAQGQVSAINEQLRSNTITNIVSADRIQELPDVNAAESIGRLPGVSIQRSGGEANRVAVRGLSPKFSTVSVNGVRVPSTGDWDRSIDLSLISSNMLDGIEVMKAITADQDADAVAGAINLRLREAPEQLQVDVSAQGGYTRLQDHYGNYKFVGSMSNRFLDNRIGVIANFNIEQYDRSADKFNAGYGQRDNPQTGASELVITSMNAIEDNVDRGRLGASVVLDANIPNGKINANAFFNRLNNEGRSRTNQIFSYDDNRRHYSMNEFDNQTSIMTAALGIMQDFDWVQYDATVSVTGSRAENPKNYGWAFSHYGAVNPFTREQGMDPREVLPFMIADSSLTALNSINISGVERSENQYSAQLNLQFPVSYGIFDGYFKTGGKVNFLDRHNDQYSRGTEGMHYGFAAASENGRAVREAMEMLSPDDFNGYDLYEQGLEYGWVPIYVFDDGYSRPDFMEGDYPLGYTADPNMLKKLTHALDDLDWDFFTRNAVDSRGRDYEGTEHTYAAYVMADFNIGNYVRFIPGFRWERDWSKYTGQQFREVVINNQQAEPVDLAELEVERTNNYYLPMVHLQFSPVDWADLRLARTETLQRPDFMQYVPITSIDSQMNYASAGNAGLKPAHSVNYDAALSFYTNELGLFSVAGFHKTIADHIIWTRQFVNQGELPDPDLHLPDNWLSQNPRLDTYINNPHDATYYGVELDWQTNLWYLPGVLQGIVLNLNYTRIFSDTKYTYFRRDQVCNNCDDDGNLLPGERFRTYDNIQVAQTREGRMVDQPAHLANVTVGYDYKGFSTRVSYLYQSDRANSVDATTPVFDTFTGEYSRIDMSVRQKLQMGLEFYVHLNNLLNTADRNFQGSVGGDPTYIEYYGTTVDIGMRYRF